A section of the Bryobacteraceae bacterium genome encodes:
- the recD2 gene encoding ATP-dependent RecD-like DNA helicase: MTGQRESIRGIVDAVFYSGPTFSAGRLVTPDGGEVKFAGKVYVREHDAVRLEGRWVTHPKYGRQFEAEFLGHDLELDPEGLARFLANHPDIKGIGPAKAKLIADRFGTDFDAAIRNEPESVAAVAKAPIEAIGELRRIWIANRDFNHAMSHLAAYGLTHHQVTTLVGKFGSQVVAILERDPYVLMREIPSFGFKRVDKIARKMGTPKDLPSRIRAGIQYCVLAALDDGDCWVEYEDLLDRANTLLVMDTLDSREVIERHLEALIAEGVLVSQASERLVVADPEIHRMETELAAVFKESRRRSPHAVTDLDALLDAEGGELTPEQREAVRNALTFSISLMTGGAGSGKTYAVSTITTISEQLEKKVVLAAPTGKAAKRLEEVVGHEASTIHRLLGFNGHSYARDALNPIEADIVVIDEVSMVDVALAWRLFQAVDRTKTAVVLVGDHNQLPPVGPGNLLRDLVKSRVVPTTILTRIIRQAGVLKENSTAILSGEVRPTADVQEGARRPWYVIDRFSDREDVRRMLLLLFEEILAERLGYDLLRDVQVLTPTHKGPLGTVELNIALQRLLQKKLRGFDVPDDAPGHRPVFYAGDKVLRTRNDYELGVMNGAVGYVVEAAAKGKLTVEFDGAVVEIEPGSDAASRLQLAYACSVHKVQGSEFPCAIVVAHKSHSFMHHRNLLYTAVTRARESVILLGDRWGIQKCAARRQVDRRNTLLSFLLRPEARP, from the coding sequence ATGACGGGTCAGCGCGAATCGATCCGCGGCATCGTCGACGCGGTCTTCTACTCCGGACCCACTTTCAGCGCGGGCCGCCTGGTGACGCCCGATGGGGGCGAGGTGAAGTTCGCGGGCAAAGTCTATGTCCGCGAGCACGACGCCGTCAGACTTGAAGGCCGCTGGGTGACGCATCCCAAGTACGGGCGCCAGTTCGAGGCCGAGTTTCTGGGACATGACCTGGAACTCGATCCCGAGGGGCTTGCCCGCTTCCTCGCCAACCATCCCGACATCAAGGGCATCGGCCCGGCCAAGGCGAAGTTGATCGCCGATCGCTTCGGCACGGACTTCGACGCGGCCATCCGGAACGAGCCTGAGTCGGTGGCGGCTGTGGCCAAGGCGCCCATCGAGGCCATCGGCGAACTACGCCGGATCTGGATTGCGAACCGCGATTTCAACCATGCGATGTCGCACCTGGCCGCCTACGGCTTGACGCATCACCAGGTGACGACGCTCGTCGGGAAGTTCGGCAGCCAGGTGGTGGCGATACTCGAACGCGATCCCTATGTGCTGATGCGCGAGATTCCGAGCTTCGGCTTCAAGCGCGTCGACAAGATCGCCCGCAAGATGGGTACGCCCAAGGACCTGCCATCGCGGATTCGTGCGGGGATTCAATACTGCGTGCTCGCGGCGCTCGATGACGGCGACTGCTGGGTCGAGTACGAGGATCTGCTCGACCGCGCCAATACGTTGCTCGTCATGGACACGCTCGACAGCCGCGAGGTGATCGAGCGGCATCTGGAGGCGCTGATCGCCGAAGGGGTGCTGGTCTCGCAGGCCTCCGAGCGGCTGGTGGTGGCTGATCCCGAGATCCACCGCATGGAAACGGAGCTGGCGGCTGTCTTTAAGGAGTCGCGCAGGCGCAGCCCGCATGCAGTGACCGATCTCGATGCACTGCTTGACGCGGAGGGCGGCGAGTTGACTCCCGAACAGCGGGAGGCCGTCAGGAATGCACTCACCTTTTCCATTTCCCTCATGACTGGCGGCGCGGGCAGCGGCAAGACGTATGCGGTGTCGACCATCACAACCATCTCAGAGCAGCTCGAGAAGAAAGTCGTACTCGCCGCTCCGACTGGCAAGGCCGCCAAACGCCTCGAAGAGGTCGTGGGCCACGAGGCCAGTACGATCCACCGGTTGCTCGGCTTCAACGGCCACAGCTACGCGCGGGATGCGCTGAATCCGATCGAGGCCGACATCGTGGTCATCGACGAGGTCTCCATGGTTGATGTCGCGCTCGCCTGGCGGTTGTTCCAGGCCGTCGACCGGACCAAGACCGCCGTGGTCCTGGTCGGCGATCACAATCAGTTGCCGCCCGTGGGCCCGGGCAACCTGCTGCGCGACCTGGTCAAGTCTCGGGTAGTTCCGACGACAATCCTGACCCGGATCATCCGCCAGGCGGGCGTGCTCAAGGAGAACTCGACCGCGATCCTCTCAGGCGAGGTGCGGCCGACAGCGGATGTGCAGGAAGGTGCGCGCCGGCCCTGGTACGTCATCGACCGCTTCAGCGACCGCGAGGACGTGCGGCGGATGTTGCTGCTGTTGTTCGAGGAAATCCTGGCCGAACGGCTCGGCTACGACCTGCTGCGCGATGTGCAGGTGCTGACGCCCACTCATAAAGGACCGCTGGGCACGGTGGAGTTGAACATCGCGCTCCAGCGGCTCTTGCAAAAGAAACTGCGCGGCTTCGACGTGCCGGACGACGCGCCCGGGCACAGGCCCGTCTTCTACGCCGGCGACAAGGTTCTCCGGACGCGGAACGACTACGAACTCGGCGTCATGAACGGCGCGGTGGGCTACGTGGTTGAAGCCGCGGCCAAGGGCAAGCTCACTGTCGAGTTCGACGGCGCCGTGGTCGAGATCGAGCCCGGATCGGATGCGGCCAGCCGCCTTCAGCTTGCCTATGCCTGCTCGGTGCACAAGGTCCAGGGCTCGGAATTTCCGTGCGCCATCGTCGTCGCTCACAAGTCGCACTCCTTCATGCACCACCGCAACCTGCTCTACACCGCGGTGACGCGCGCCAGGGAGTCTGTCATCCTGCTCGGCGACCGCTGGGGCATCCAGAAATGCGCTGCCCGCCGCCAGGTGGACCGGCGCAACACCCTCCTTTCTTTCCTGCTTCGACCGGAGGCACGCCCATGA